CACTTAGCATTACTGTGCTGACCAACTTTAGAAGGAGAATGACTGACTGAAGGTGTGTCTGTTAATTACACTGTTGTGTTTGTTGGACATGTAACCTACTTATAAGTTTATTTATTATGGATTTTAATTCTGTCCACAatatgtttcaattttttttcccagtgtcaaTAGTTTTTgccatataccaaaaaacccaatccattgccatcgagttgattccaactcatagtgagcctataggacagagtagaaatgccccgttcagtttccaaggagcacctggtggatttgaactgctgaccttttggttggaagTAGTAgtgcttaacctctatgccataCCAGAGCTTCCTTTGCCATGtagaagttttaattttttcttattgaaatctgtcggtattttttttttttttttaatgacttgagTTTCTTCACCTGCTTAAGAAgactattatttttcaaattctcCTAGAGTCGCTAGAATGatttgactgcaactggtttggttttatattttcttataggacttaaaatgtataaatctttattccatttataatttatttgtgaAGGGAAATAATATACGTCTCAAAATCTCTAGTTTTCCTTGAATTAGATGCATTCAGAAGTCTCCTAGGaaagtaattttctttaaaatgaagatgAATTGACTTTTGTTCCTTTAAAAGTCTGacccaattcttttttttaaaagcacttaCTTTGTTTACAGAGTACATCTTTATAAGAAAGTTGAATAACTATGGTAGCACAGTCTCTAAATAGCAGTCCTAATAAATCCTAAAATGCTGCGGCACACTGACTGAGGGCACAATTTGATCCCTAAAGCCCTCTCCAATCTAAGGCTCAGTAAAAACAGCAAACAAAAGGCCTCAGTGTTAGTGGAAAACAGAGTTCTTCAAAGCAGGTAAAGGTCCTGTTTACTCCTTCCAGAAAGCTGAGGAGAAAATGGGTTTTCAGATTATAAATGACAGAGCTGcccttgtgtaaaaaaaaaaaaaaatttgtgtagcATAGAACAATTGCGATGAGGCTTTACTTTTTAGGTGCCTAACTTAGTTATGAAGACAGTTGGAAGAAGgactaaaaatgaacaaaggaaagCTTTAGCTTTGACGCAGAGAATTACCTCAGTCCTAGACAAAACCGAagattcttaattaaaaaaaaaaaaaaaaaaaaaacgctcctTTTTAGCAATGCCTAACCTTTCATCATCTGTGCCGACACATCAAGTGAGCAGCAGTACAAAGGATACATGTGATTTCGAAATGCCACATTTGAGCCAACTGCAGTTGTCCGCGTAAGTAGTATGGAGGCGTGACCAAAAAAGACTATAGGGAGCGTTGGGCTTTATCTGCATCACTAGATACTCTCCCGTCTTCTGTAAAATAGGTTTTGCTAAGATAAGTTTCTCCCCACGTGAAAGTGCCCCCGGCGACAATTATTCATCTAGCCCGAGCCAAGGGCCAGGGCATTCAAGGTATTGAGTCACCGGGTACAGCGGTCGCGCGacataaatattatttgatgaCGGAGATCCTAGAGGAGCAGGTGCCAAAGTAAACGGCTGGCAAAGATGACTGTGGTTATGACTTCGAGCTGAGGAAAACAGAGTAGGGGCTGAAACACGGTACCAGCTCTAAAGGGACTGAATTTTAAGTTTGAAGCAAACTTCAAGCTTTGCCTGTGACATGTGTGCGTTCCTAGGTGACTTTAATCACGAGAAACAGGCTTTGCAGCATGATCTTTTCCAGTCGATTGCTGAGAATTTTCTCCTACTCCCACCGTTTCCCCGACCCAAGCTCCGTTCACTCCCCCCAGTCCCTCTTCAGTCCCCACCCTCCCCCGCCAGGAAGATGCTCCGGCTCCTGCCCTTCGCCATTCATCAACCGGTTCACACCGGCGGCGGCTGCCGCGCGGTGACGTCCGCGTGGGACGGGCCTCCGCCCTCGCTCGTCGGTGATGGGGCTCGGAGCTCCGGCCCGTGATTGGTGCCCTAGAGTTCGCACGTCGTGCTGGGTATAAAAAGGAGGGCTTGTGACGCAAGTGCGCCTCGGCGCGTGTATTGGCTCCTTTTGCTGCGGGCCGGCTAGGCTACGCGCTCTCTTCGGAGCCGCTCACTGCATGGTAGAGCCTGGTGCCCCCGCCGCCGCCTGCACCGCTGCTGCCGCCGCTCCGCGACGACCACCGCTGCCCCCTTCCCTGCAGCCGCTGCTACTGCTGCCGCCTGTGTTGCCGCCGCCTCGGGACCGGCTGTATGATTAGGCCACAATCTTCAATGAGTAAACATATTCCTGTGAGTAGCCGTCGCACCGCCGCTTCTTGGGCCAGGAATCCGCGGCCGGCCCCCCCATCCCCGCCGTCGCCTTTGTTCGGGGACCGGCGTCCGCTCCCCGCCGCCCCGGCCCGCCGTTCCGTTGGACTCCGGGCGGGATCAGACCAGACTGCGGCCCTGTGGCCGGCCAGTCGCAGCTGGGTGCCGGGAAGCGGACGCGAGGGTCCGTAGCGGCGGTTGGCCGCTGGAGGCACCGGCTTCCACGTCCCTGCCGGACCTGGGGCGGCGGGGGTGCAGCCTGGCCTGCGCAGCGGGCGGGGGCGGTTTCGGCCGCCGCAGCGGACCGGGCGGGGCGGCACAAAAGCCGCTTTGTGACCGCCGCCTCCGCCCTTGGCCCTCCGGCCTGGCGCGCCCCGTCCGGGCCCGGCGGGCTTTGCGGCGTCCCGGCGCCCCTTTGTTCGGCCGAAGAAGGGAGGCCCGCCCGGGGAGCGGGAGACGTGGCCCGGGGTGGGGCGAGGGCTGCGCGTGTCACTGCAGAGCCGGATACGGGGAGGGCGCGGCGGCGGGGTCGCCACCAGACTCGGGTCGGCGTGGGGTAGGCGGGGCAGCCCGGCGCAGCTGGTAACGGTCTCGGCCAGGAGCTCTCTTGAGCCCGGGGCTGGCGCGGGACAGGAGCCTGGTGTGGCTGTCCCTGTGCTCTGCGGCGGAGCCCGGCGCCTCAGACAAAATGGCCTCGGCGCCCGCGCCTGACTGAAGGCGCGGCGCGAACCCGTGATTGCGGCGTGGAGAAGGGGGCGCCTCGGGCGGGCCTGGGAGCGCACCGCCGCGTGCGCGGAGCGGCGGCCATCGTGGGGGAAATCCGCGAGCTGCTGCCCTGCCCGGGCTGGAGCCGGGCTCTGCTAGGTGAGGAGCTACACTCCCTGCTCTGCCCTCCTTCCGCAGTCTCCACCTGGTAATTCGAGCTGTTCCGGATTTAACGCCCCACCTCGGGCTCTGGATAATTGGAACAAGTCGAGTCTTGTCCTGTCTCTGGGGCAAGTCGATCGAGAGATGGCCCGAGTCTAAGCGCCTTGGAAACTGCCGGGGCTATGGTTACACCGAAGAAAAGGAGTCTCCGGCCGGGCCCCAGCATGTGGTTTTCCTGCTTATCTTTTTGGAAGGGCCCTGGGTGGCATGTTTTAAGGGGGCACTGTTTAGGACTGCTCCTGAAATCCTTGGTGTAATAATGTGTTTCCTCCTGTTGGCTTGTGGCAGCAGTAGTCGGCCAGAGCCACAATTCTAAGGTTTCATCATCTGTTCGTGGAAGCCTCTACCATTTCAACAGTGTTAAGTTGTTATTTACACTGTATTTGGAACTGTCGACTTGCTTCGGATCCAGATCCAGAGGCAGTGCTTCTTGTTACTCGTATTGTGTGAGTTTTGTAGGATGGCACTAAGGCAGTTGAAAACCAGAAAGCTAGATCATTGCCAAGAGTAAGCATTTTACACATGCTTTATTCTAGATGCGTTACTTAAGGCATAAGTAGGTGTGGAATGTGCTCTAATGAATTAATGACAGAACAGTTATACAGGTTTATTGGTTTGGCTCTGCCATCTGACAAACTGACTTCAGCTTCCTCTCTCACCTGCCATGTATATGATTGTGATTTTATGCAGCCCTTAtgtaggaaagagaaaaaacagtCCTTTGTTTCTGAACTGTGTGTCAGGAGTAAATCAGGAATGGGAATGTCTTGGGTAGAACTGAAAGGTGTTAGTAGTCATTGCTGCTTTGGTAGAAGTCCCCCCAGCCACTGGGTGGCTCCACTCAGCCCTTAACAACTTTACCACTGTCTTTAATTCATTGTATGTCCTTGGAAAAGTGCCAGAATATTCTAAGGAGGTAATACTTAGAATTTGAGTTAAAGTACTACAGTCACTATTCACTGTAAAAGTGATGTCCTTAATACTATAATTTAAACAATACTTCCTTAACCCAGCTGTGAAGTACCAACCTCTGAAGGCTCATTTGAACAATATTGGAATAATCGTTATTTTCATTACAGGATCTTGTAATAAACGAATTCTAATGCTAGTTCCTTTGTTTTGCCAGAAACATAAACTGgagctttttacttttttattaccGGGTAGATCTCTCCATatgaattattaaaaatttaGCAAAGTTCTTGTAGAAACTAACTTGCATGGAACATTAAAGGTGTAAAATGAAAATGGGAGCAGACTGAATGAATTTAATATTAAGCCTCTTAAATATTTAAGCATGGAAAACtagtggaacttttttttttttttttaagactttattCTATTTGGAGGTTTTCCTATGAGCAGAGGCTGGCACTTAGCACTTCATTAATATTTCTCTTAGGTCCACTCCTTACTCCAAATACACAAGTACCTTATAAACTACTTGGAAGAAAATTAACATTAACACTGATGCTTTTCTTGTACATATTCTGGAAATATCCTTGTTATAAAGCTGGTTTAGTTCAAGGAAAACTTAgttaaaaacaaatacaatatACGTTTATTTATTGGTGGTAGTACTTACCTTACTTCTGAGATGAAGTGTAGGATAAATTTAACTCCCTACTATCCCTCACTCTGTTTCTTTTCTAGATTAGATTTTTCAGTTCAGcctgaataaataaaattttggttttaaaatacaAGAGACTATTactaaaattattatattttcatagTTTATAAATGGGAATACTTAAAATTTATAAGCATACGTTCTCTTCACCTAGCAAGTTGTTTAGCTTCCAGAAGAtcgttttcctcatctgtcaaattggAATGATAAATTAATGGGTGAttgaggatcaaatgaaataatgtatatggaaacactttgaaaaacagaggttttttttgttttgttttgtttttaattaagaaGCAGGACATATTGGTTAAGTAtactttgttgttagctgccatcaagtcatcccAGCTCATGACGATCCAGGGCTCCATAGACTTTCTTGGCTATACTCTTTactatggaagcagtttgccccACCTTCTCAGAGCCataggtgggtttaaaccaccaaactttaagttagcagcctgAATGAAAACCACTTGGGCCACCCAGGTTCTTTAACTTTGTAATTTGTTAAAGGAGTAAGAAGATTTTATCAGAGACCTAGTTCATTTTATTGTAATTAGAATAGTATGAGCCTTATGtttaatctttgatttttaaaagtattctttttttaaagtgtatttttgaaatttaaaaagaaatgatagaAAGCACAAAAGGGAAATGTAGGTATGACTTCGTAATTTCACTTTTAAAGACCACGATTTAAAAAGCAGTCATTAAGATAAAACATGTTACACAAGGAATAATTACACAAGGAGGTTTTATTTTTGCAGAAAGGCTATATGCAAGATGTAACAGTTTCATTCATTCTAAAAGTTTGTAAtgtataaaaaatgttttattagtcAGAAAAAGGCATTGTAGAAAATTGCATGTATATTTCATAATGCAAAGCAAATAGCTATTAAAAGAGGGAGATAATCACCAAATGTTAATAGTGGCTTCTTTGAGTTCTTTTTAAAGTTATAATCCATTTGAAACTGCTTGTTATATATGCTTATTGATTTAGTCTATAACCACCTTTAAAGTGTGTGATGTAAAGAAAAGTTAAAGTGGCTTGGACTCTGATTTAGTTGTGCACTTAAATACTGTAAGAACCTAACATGTTCTTTTTGAATtggaaagcaactttttttttctccccccgcccccaccccccgttttttcttttaaacagcaGTTCTGTGGTGTTCTTGGTCACACATTTATGGAGTTTCTGAAGGGCAGTGGAGATTACTGCCAGGCACAGCACGACCTCTATGCAGACAAGTGAACTGTAGAAATTCATTACTACTCCACCAAGAAGCCCCCATAAGAGCAGTTAACCTGGACACAGAAGTGTTGAATTGAAATCTGCAGAGCAATTTTCAAGAGTTCTGACCTGGATGGGGTAGACCTCAGTGCACTTCCTTTCTATTGCCTCAGTATTACTGGATTGAAGAATTGCTGCTTCTTGTTAGGAGGTTCATTTCATTTTCCATTACTCCCAACATCATACTCAAAGCACTGAGAATTTCAAGTGGAGTATTTTGAAGTAGACTTCAGTTTCTTTACATCATTTCtgtattcactttttaaaattctttcataaCCCAATTGAGTGTTTTTTAACTAAATTAACATGGCTCGAATGAACCGCCCAGCTCCTGTGGAAGTCACATACAAGAACATGAGATTTCTTATTACACACAATCCAACCAATGCGACCTTAAACAAATTTATAGAGGTAAGGTTTGATgcttttaatcttttaaattggTTGCAGTTTAATAGTGGGATTTGTATTTAGGGAATATTACTTTGGGAAATTTGAGTTGGAGAACATATAGTGCCAGTtgccaaaaaaagaaatactgataTCATTAGCGGTGTAAGTTATTTAATAAATTTTGAGGCTATGTACTTGAGTTTAGTTTGTATTTATATATTAATGTCTAGTTTTTATGTCCCTGAGTTTacgtaatttaaatttttataggcATACAGTATAACAGTGGGGCTATCATTTATAAGAAGTTCATACAGGTGAaggctcttagttatctagcgctgctatgaTAGAaatgcaagtgggtggctttaaccatcagaaatttattttctcacagtttaggagactagaagaacaaattcagggctctggctctaggggagggctttctgtctttctctggcTCTGGGGAGGGGGAACGTCCTtgtctctcttcagcttctgttccttggttctttggctaCCTTCTTGTGGTATAGCATcgatcttcccccatctctgcttgtttctctgtgCCAGATCTGCTTGTTTATATCTTAGGTTTTTTatgacacatcctacactgataacctccttaacataactcttttcccaaatgggatttacAACTacaagtataaaccaaaaccaaaccctataGGGGTTAACGTTTTGTggcacatattttaggggaccACAGTTCAATCCCTAGCAGCTACCATTTAATAATTTTCCATGTATCTGTTTAGCCTAATGCCATAAACCAAAATTAGTATATATATCTTGGGCTCCATTTGATGTTTAGAATCCAATTTCAGCTTTTAATTCTGCTTCCTGATGGTAGCTAGGTAGCCAAAACTGTCTTACTCTTTTGGCTACAAGGAAGGCCTATAACAGAATAGTTTATTTGGGTGcctacacattttattttataaatatttaccaaactgttaccaattccaactcatagtgatcctatgggacagagtagaactgccccatagagtttccaaggctgtaatctttatggaagcaagcagactgccacatcttttccagcTGAGCAGTTgttgggtttaaaccactgacctttgagtaagcagccaagcatttagctgctgcactgccagggcttctTCATAAATATCTACAAATAGTCAGAAATAGCACATAAGGCCTCTCTATATCAGAAGGAAATACACTTTaatggtatttttgtttttaattaccatCTAACATGAATgatttatttgattttatttacGTTTGTCTTAACTCCTCTTGCTGTATATCATCCCCTCCTATCTAATGTTAGCATGACTATAAACAACTTTAGAATATGAAGGACCAtgggattttatttaaaaaaattaaaaataaaaatttgtaggTGGTATTTATAACATTCCCTTTTCCTTTGCTTATTGTAGTATTGTAATTTAAAGGGAGATTTTGCTTCCATGTTAAACATTCATAGGTTATAATTACTGTCCATGATTTTCAGTTAGCCAGCAATACCTACTAGAGAGATAATCAAAATGGTAAATAGTGATAGTTATGAAGACTTCACtattcttttaaatatatatatgttttatctaGGAACTTAAGAAATATGGAGTTACCACAATAGTAAGAGTATGTGAAGCAACTTATGACACTGCTCTTGTGGAAAAAGAAGGCATCCATGTTCTTGTAAGTACTGAACATTTTCTGTGTTTGATACTGATAAACAAAAATCTGTTCTAATAAACAATGTTCTGCaaaaaggtttattttttaaatcaaaattataactataaaatggtacagtatcttaatttccaaataaaggtgaaagCTAGTACAGATTTTAAGTAATGAAAGATCTTTATATTCAATACTTAGTTGTACAATAAAACCTGTGACAGCCAGAACCTGcctaaggtagaaacctgtcagagaaggaaaactcaaagtattttccactaaaaggagtaATAGAAAACTGGTAAGACGGCACCCTGTTGAAGGTGGAAAAATTTTGAGGCCTGGAGAAACAAGGCAGTCACGGCTCTCGAAGGCTTCGCTGTATTTGATTAACAGTGGAGTTTAATTAAATGTGGCTAAAAGTGTGTTAAaatgaaaatgctttttttttttttgaagacttaTTTTGGGTGTTAGAAATTTAAAATTGTTAGTGCAGTGTctattaaagatttttaaatatttgctctTTTGATTTAGGATTGGCCTTTTGATGATGGTGCCCCACCATCCAACCAGATTGTTGATGACTGGTTAAGTCTTGTAAAAATTAAGTTTCGTGAAGAACCTGGTTGTTGTATTGCTGTTCATTGTGTTGCAGGTCTTGGGAGGtaagagaatttgaatttcttaaATGCAGTTAGTGGTATTGATTTTAACTCTAGTAAAACCTTGATTTTCACTTTTGTAAAGGTTCAGTTATCCTTTCGTGAAATCATGTGCTTTGTTAGGTTGCTTATTGTTCTAAATAAAAAAGTAGGTGAAtgt
This is a stretch of genomic DNA from Elephas maximus indicus isolate mEleMax1 chromosome 1, mEleMax1 primary haplotype, whole genome shotgun sequence. It encodes these proteins:
- the PTP4A1 gene encoding protein tyrosine phosphatase type IVA 1, which translates into the protein MARMNRPAPVEVTYKNMRFLITHNPTNATLNKFIEELKKYGVTTIVRVCEATYDTALVEKEGIHVLDWPFDDGAPPSNQIVDDWLSLVKIKFREEPGCCIAVHCVAGLGRAPVLVALALIEGGMKYEDAVQFIRQKRRGAFNSKQLLYLEKYRPKMRLRFKESNGHRNNCCIQ